One window of Aerococcus tenax genomic DNA carries:
- a CDS encoding type II toxin-antitoxin system prevent-host-death family antitoxin yields the protein MPKIQSSTDLRNNYNDISNFCNETNSPVFITKNGRGDLAVMSIQAYEQLVGKHELYALLKAGEQDVAAGRTKPLKDVMNDLRKELEHE from the coding sequence ATGCCTAAGATTCAATCGAGTACTGATTTAAGAAATAACTACAATGATATTTCTAACTTTTGTAACGAAACAAATTCCCCAGTTTTTATCACTAAAAATGGTCGTGGCGATTTAGCTGTGATGAGTATTCAAGCCTACGAACAACTCGTTGGCAAGCATGAACTTTATGCCTTATTAAAAGCCGGAGAGCAGGATGTTGCCGCAGGACGAACAAAACCACTCAAAGATGTCATGAATGATTTAAGAAAAGAGCTAGAACATGAATGA
- the ltrA gene encoding group II intron reverse transcriptase/maturase codes for MGKAEKLRKQRSLQRNKVEPEKYVDVLSGRAIEYMRRHDGSLMSLVVREENLMRAAQLVRKNKGAAGIDGVSAEAAEAEVRKYLRPLQQKLMNATYKPQPVKRVEIPKANGGVRRLGIPVVRDRIVQQAIRQVIEPIIDPQLSPYSHGFRKGKSAHSALKQCVDYYETGYKVVVDCDLKNCFDNFNQDKMIHYLEQMVKDPAISRILRRFMSAGVIDLMGQFIDSHTGTPQGGVISPLLCNVYLNELDRELERRGHRFVRYADDFAIFVKSKRAGERVLKSITTYIEKDLRLTVNHEKSQVGSPTRLKFLGCLIKPTRKGCRFRPTNEAKKKFKAKLKRLTSRKRPGTFKTIVKEINQVTQGWINYFGVGYIKTYIEEIEQWLNHRLRQLILKRWKNCRTKIIRLMRLGLDSESAKRIAFSRKKYWRLSKTPEVHYALTTKRLRQWGLKSLTLLAESAYLRY; via the coding sequence ATGGGAAAAGCAGAAAAGTTGCGAAAGCAACGCAGCCTACAGAGGAATAAGGTGGAACCTGAAAAGTATGTAGATGTGCTTAGTGGTAGAGCTATTGAATATATGAGAAGACATGATGGGTCTCTAATGAGTCTCGTTGTCAGAGAAGAAAACCTCATGCGAGCAGCTCAATTAGTTCGTAAGAACAAAGGAGCAGCTGGTATTGATGGTGTTTCCGCAGAAGCTGCGGAAGCTGAAGTAAGAAAGTATCTTAGACCCTTACAACAGAAATTGATGAATGCAACATATAAACCTCAACCGGTCAAGCGGGTAGAAATTCCCAAAGCCAATGGAGGAGTTCGTCGATTAGGTATTCCTGTGGTCAGGGATCGCATTGTTCAACAAGCCATTCGACAAGTGATTGAACCAATCATTGATCCTCAGCTATCACCTTATAGTCATGGCTTTCGTAAAGGCAAGAGTGCACATAGTGCACTGAAACAATGTGTCGACTATTACGAAACAGGCTATAAAGTTGTGGTTGATTGCGATCTAAAGAATTGTTTCGATAATTTTAATCAAGATAAAATGATTCATTACTTGGAACAAATGGTAAAAGATCCAGCGATATCACGTATTCTTAGACGTTTTATGAGTGCAGGTGTTATTGATTTGATGGGTCAATTTATTGACAGTCATACGGGCACCCCTCAAGGGGGTGTCATTTCACCGCTTTTATGTAATGTTTATTTAAATGAATTGGATAGAGAATTAGAACGTCGTGGACATCGTTTTGTGCGTTACGCAGATGACTTTGCGATTTTCGTCAAATCTAAGCGAGCAGGAGAACGTGTGCTAAAAAGTATTACTACTTACATTGAAAAAGATCTTCGATTAACCGTTAACCATGAGAAAAGTCAAGTGGGTTCGCCAACCCGTTTAAAATTCTTGGGTTGCCTTATCAAGCCTACCCGAAAGGGTTGTCGTTTTCGTCCGACGAATGAAGCGAAGAAGAAATTCAAAGCAAAGTTAAAACGTCTGACAAGTCGAAAGCGACCAGGTACCTTTAAAACCATTGTAAAAGAGATCAACCAAGTCACACAAGGTTGGATCAACTATTTTGGAGTAGGCTATATTAAAACCTATATTGAAGAGATAGAACAATGGTTAAACCATCGCCTAAGGCAACTCATTTTGAAGCGATGGAAAAACTGTCGAACGAAGATTATACGCCTCATGCGGTTGGGATTGGATAGTGAAAGCGCGAAGCGTATTGCTTTCTCACGCAAGAAGTATTGGCGTCTATCCAAGACACCGGAGGTGCACTACGCTCTGACAACAAAAAGACTCCGTCAGTGGGGATTAAAATCATTAACCCTCCTGGCGGAGTCTGCCTATTTAAGATATTGA
- a CDS encoding ECF-type riboflavin transporter substrate-binding protein, whose protein sequence is MNKHFTTRNIVAVAIGAALFGILMTYGGIPVFTNTKLSTAYIVPIVVGALFGPVQAALVGLIGNVFADALGGSGFWLDWTVGNMFACFFIGALKLYGADIRRGIFTVKHAVIYALVSVVGLELSFGLITPLLTKVLYGGELAITITQAQVAVLTNSIVVLVVGIPLLFTLAKRYRGTTNLVDED, encoded by the coding sequence ATGAATAAACATTTTACCACACGAAACATTGTTGCAGTCGCTATTGGAGCAGCCCTATTTGGAATTTTGATGACTTACGGAGGGATTCCTGTTTTTACTAATACCAAGTTATCCACGGCTTATATCGTTCCTATCGTGGTTGGAGCCTTATTTGGACCGGTTCAAGCAGCCTTAGTTGGTTTGATTGGGAACGTCTTTGCGGATGCCTTAGGCGGAAGTGGCTTCTGGTTGGATTGGACCGTGGGCAATATGTTTGCTTGCTTCTTTATCGGGGCTTTAAAACTTTATGGTGCGGATATTCGTCGGGGTATCTTTACGGTTAAACATGCAGTGATTTATGCCTTGGTATCGGTGGTTGGCTTAGAACTTTCCTTTGGTTTGATCACCCCGCTCTTGACTAAAGTCCTCTACGGTGGTGAATTAGCCATTACCATCACTCAAGCCCAAGTGGCTGTTTTAACTAATTCCATCGTCGTCCTTGTCGTTGGGATTCCATTGCTCTTTACTCTAGCTAAACGGTATCGGGGGACAACAAATTTGGTGGATGAGGACTAA
- a CDS encoding ABC transporter ATP-binding protein: MKRTSLSPIIQFKDFSFTYASAKEPALKDINLEIYPGEKILILGASGSGKSTLGQCINGLIPNQFEGAITGTATVAGHVVGTSSVFDLSQEVGSVLQDSDAQFVGINVAEDIAFALENRNTSRSVMRAFVDKVARRVGVVDQLDSLPYSLSGGQKQKVSVAGILGEKNQILLFDEPLAALDPQMGLSMVELIDSLNKEDGKTVIIIEHRFEDVLHRPIDRVVLLDQGRIVTVMTPDELIASDLLIQYGIREPLYISALKNMYGGLKQKEGLTQLDTLDLSPYQGKQPWLAGENTVSKEVEESGQDPHSESNQVIIRLEDLRFGYDPKQPLIQIPELSIRRGERIAIVGENGSGKSTLAKLLTGVLKPQAGKIDRLGNPVTIQEIAQLIGYVMQNPNQMLVTDSVYREIALGLEYRHVDQAEIDSRVQQVLQVTGLYPKRNWPISALSYGQKKRLSVAIVLALEPTCIILDEPTAGQDYAHYREIMEFIDDLNQTYQMTMIFITHDMHLALEYTDRGLVIEDGHLIADRPIFDILADDQLVERASLKKTSIFEFAHRLKLPVADFIQAFIKSEREGK; encoded by the coding sequence ATGAAGCGCACTAGCCTTTCACCAATCATTCAATTTAAAGATTTTTCTTTTACCTATGCGTCTGCCAAAGAACCAGCCCTTAAAGACATTAACTTGGAAATTTATCCAGGCGAAAAGATTCTAATTTTAGGGGCTAGTGGGAGCGGAAAATCAACCCTGGGACAGTGCATCAATGGATTAATTCCTAACCAGTTTGAAGGGGCCATCACTGGAACAGCGACTGTCGCTGGACACGTGGTAGGGACTTCATCGGTTTTCGATTTGTCCCAAGAGGTAGGGTCTGTTTTGCAGGATAGTGATGCTCAATTTGTCGGCATCAATGTGGCTGAAGATATTGCCTTTGCCCTGGAAAACCGTAATACGTCCAGGTCTGTGATGAGGGCTTTCGTTGACAAGGTCGCTCGGCGGGTAGGTGTGGTCGATCAGCTCGATTCCCTGCCTTATTCCCTATCCGGAGGTCAGAAGCAGAAAGTCTCTGTTGCTGGCATTTTGGGCGAGAAGAACCAGATTTTGCTCTTTGATGAACCCCTAGCAGCCCTAGACCCCCAGATGGGACTATCCATGGTTGAACTCATCGATTCCTTGAATAAAGAAGATGGCAAAACCGTGATTATCATCGAGCACCGCTTTGAAGATGTCCTCCACCGCCCCATTGATCGGGTGGTCTTGTTGGACCAAGGGCGAATCGTCACCGTGATGACGCCAGATGAACTGATTGCTTCCGACCTCTTGATTCAATATGGGATTAGAGAGCCGCTTTACATTAGTGCTTTGAAGAATATGTATGGGGGCTTGAAGCAAAAGGAAGGCTTGACCCAGTTAGATACACTTGATCTCTCTCCCTATCAAGGCAAACAACCCTGGCTAGCTGGCGAGAATACGGTCTCCAAAGAAGTTGAGGAAAGTGGCCAGGATCCACATAGTGAGTCGAATCAGGTCATTATCCGTCTAGAAGACTTGCGCTTTGGCTATGATCCCAAGCAGCCGCTCATTCAAATCCCTGAGTTAAGCATTAGACGGGGAGAACGGATTGCGATTGTGGGTGAGAATGGGTCGGGAAAATCTACCTTGGCCAAGCTCTTAACCGGCGTCTTAAAGCCACAAGCGGGTAAGATCGATCGCCTAGGCAACCCAGTTACTATCCAAGAAATTGCCCAACTGATTGGTTATGTCATGCAAAACCCTAATCAAATGCTGGTGACTGATTCAGTCTACCGAGAGATTGCCCTAGGATTGGAATACCGCCACGTTGATCAGGCTGAAATCGATTCGCGGGTCCAGCAAGTTCTCCAAGTCACTGGCCTTTATCCTAAACGGAATTGGCCAATTTCGGCCCTAAGTTACGGGCAGAAGAAGCGCTTATCAGTGGCCATTGTGCTGGCCTTAGAGCCTACCTGCATTATCCTAGACGAGCCAACTGCTGGACAAGACTATGCCCATTACCGGGAAATCATGGAGTTTATCGATGATTTGAACCAGACCTATCAAATGACCATGATCTTTATCACCCATGATATGCATCTGGCCCTGGAATATACCGACCGGGGGCTGGTCATTGAGGACGGACATTTAATTGCTGACCGGCCGATTTTTGACATTTTAGCGGATGACCAACTGGTTGAGCGGGCTTCCTTGAAGAAAACATCCATTTTTGAATTTGCCCATCGTCTGAAGTTACCGGTGGCTGACTTTATCCAAGCCTTCATCAAAAGCGAAAGGGAGGGGAAGTAG
- a CDS encoding energy-coupling factor transporter transmembrane component T family protein — protein sequence MHDQLIIRYDIGDGYFDRLAGSTKLWVFVTALALMMVSFDLRIILPLFLIHAWIFKQVYRESKALKFIFRFMLIMNLINVLLYYLANPLTGTELAGQVTVLYRFNDYFVVTYETLVYFLARIMKMIGSLIISLCFILTITPTQLASGLYAMGVPYQIGTMFSLGLRYMPDIFRDFTAIKESMQMRGLELNPKRASLFKRLKANTAILLPLIIVSFDQVETISSAMDLRGYGQEKKRTYYGDLEPGGHDKQMRFLAIVQGGIFVIYMWLRLTGRIHELWVI from the coding sequence ATGCATGATCAATTGATTATCCGTTATGATATTGGCGATGGTTACTTTGACCGTTTAGCGGGTTCAACCAAGCTATGGGTCTTTGTGACTGCCCTAGCCTTAATGATGGTCTCTTTTGACCTACGGATTATCCTCCCCCTCTTTCTTATCCACGCCTGGATCTTTAAGCAGGTTTACCGTGAGAGTAAGGCCTTGAAGTTTATCTTTCGTTTTATGTTAATTATGAACCTGATTAATGTCTTGCTTTACTATCTGGCTAATCCCTTAACCGGGACCGAGCTAGCTGGACAGGTAACGGTCTTGTATCGCTTTAATGATTACTTTGTCGTCACCTATGAGACCTTAGTTTACTTCTTAGCCAGAATTATGAAGATGATCGGCAGTTTGATTATCAGTCTGTGCTTTATCCTAACTATTACCCCTACCCAGTTAGCTAGTGGTTTGTATGCTATGGGCGTTCCTTATCAAATTGGCACCATGTTCTCCTTGGGGCTGAGATATATGCCTGATATCTTCCGTGATTTTACGGCGATTAAGGAATCTATGCAGATGCGGGGCTTGGAGCTCAATCCTAAGCGGGCCAGCCTCTTCAAACGGCTCAAGGCCAATACCGCCATTCTCTTGCCCTTAATTATTGTCTCCTTCGACCAGGTGGAAACCATTTCTAGCGCCATGGACCTAAGAGGCTATGGCCAAGAGAAAAAACGGACTTACTATGGGGACCTTGAGCCTGGGGGCCACGATAAGCAGATGCGATTCTTGGCTATTGTTCAAGGGGGAATCTTTGTTATTTATATGTGGCTACGGCTTACCGGAAGAATCCATGAATTGTGGGTGATTTAG
- a CDS encoding SAM hydrolase/SAM-dependent halogenase family protein, protein MKTILVFQTDFTYKEAAVSAMYGVVKSVDRELEIITGTHEIPNYDIWSGSFRLYQPMQFWPKGTIFVSVIAPGVGTSRRACIAQTKNGYTIVTPDNGSLTHVAKHFGIERVVEIDIDRHRLKGQGTEGISVFHGRDVFAYCAAQLASGQVAFEEFGTEYPVDEIVTFDLIDPEKAQDRLTGMGEIIDPNFGNYWTNIPFAWLKDQAGQLVRVIVRSASEEVVFDEKIQIHKTFGEVSLGELTIYQNEFGNLSLAVNQGSFISKYDLPYGVGVSVEVVLSEEE, encoded by the coding sequence GTGAAAACTATTTTAGTATTTCAGACCGATTTTACCTATAAGGAGGCTGCTGTCAGCGCCATGTATGGCGTGGTCAAGTCAGTCGACCGCGAACTAGAAATTATTACTGGAACCCATGAGATTCCCAACTATGATATCTGGAGTGGTTCTTTCCGACTCTACCAACCCATGCAATTTTGGCCTAAGGGCACTATTTTCGTCTCGGTCATTGCCCCCGGCGTGGGCACGAGTCGAAGAGCTTGTATTGCCCAGACCAAAAACGGCTACACCATTGTGACCCCCGATAACGGGAGTTTGACCCATGTCGCTAAGCACTTTGGTATTGAACGAGTGGTTGAGATTGATATTGACCGTCACCGTCTCAAAGGCCAGGGGACAGAAGGAATCTCGGTCTTTCATGGCCGTGATGTCTTTGCTTATTGTGCAGCCCAGCTAGCTAGCGGGCAAGTGGCCTTTGAAGAATTTGGGACAGAATACCCGGTGGATGAGATTGTCACTTTTGACTTGATCGATCCGGAAAAAGCACAGGACCGTTTGACGGGAATGGGAGAGATTATTGACCCGAACTTTGGTAATTATTGGACCAACATCCCCTTTGCCTGGCTAAAAGACCAAGCCGGACAGTTGGTTAGGGTTATCGTTCGCTCGGCTAGTGAAGAAGTTGTCTTCGATGAGAAGATTCAAATTCATAAGACCTTTGGCGAGGTGAGCCTAGGCGAATTGACGATTTACCAGAATGAATTTGGCAACTTGAGTCTAGCTGTTAACCAAGGCAGTTTTATTTCTAAATATGACCTGCCTTATGGGGTTGGTGTCAGTGTTGAAGTAGTATTGAGTGAGGAGGAATAG
- a CDS encoding SAM hydrolase/SAM-dependent halogenase family protein translates to MVVDFSKLPAFRQQLVFQSDFGLNDGAVSAMTGVVVTVDESLSIHHLTHNIPPYDIYLAGYRLYQTYSYWPQGTIFVSIVDPGVGYQQKSVIVLLESGHYIVTPNNGTLSFLAKYVGLQAVWEIDKEKNLLPSTNQSYTFYGRDLYAYTAARLASGQLRLSEVGEELAISQLKLYEIDDFQTNPEEAVLSGHVAIHDERFGSLWTNIPYDSLQDLAVKTGDQLHLKINHQGQTVYDDVVPVVQSFQSVPQSRALIYCNSLKNLAVALNQNSFAQAYKVGYGADWQVTFQKSK, encoded by the coding sequence ATGGTTGTTGATTTCAGTAAATTACCGGCTTTTCGTCAGCAATTAGTGTTTCAAAGTGACTTTGGACTGAATGATGGGGCGGTATCGGCCATGACGGGAGTGGTGGTGACAGTCGATGAGAGCTTGAGCATCCATCACTTAACCCATAATATTCCCCCTTATGATATTTATTTGGCTGGTTACCGGCTTTATCAGACCTATTCCTACTGGCCTCAGGGGACAATCTTTGTCTCGATTGTGGACCCTGGTGTGGGCTACCAGCAAAAGTCAGTGATTGTCTTGTTAGAGAGTGGTCATTATATCGTCACTCCTAATAATGGGACCCTGTCCTTTCTGGCTAAATATGTGGGCCTCCAGGCGGTATGGGAAATTGATAAGGAGAAGAACTTACTCCCTTCGACCAACCAGTCCTATACCTTCTACGGCCGTGACCTGTACGCTTATACAGCAGCTCGCTTGGCTAGTGGGCAATTACGGTTGAGTGAGGTCGGAGAAGAACTTGCTATTAGCCAGCTTAAGCTCTACGAGATTGATGACTTCCAGACTAATCCTGAGGAAGCTGTACTCAGTGGTCATGTTGCCATTCACGATGAACGTTTCGGCTCGCTCTGGACTAATATTCCTTACGACTCCTTGCAGGATTTAGCAGTGAAAACAGGAGACCAACTCCATCTCAAGATCAACCACCAAGGGCAAACGGTCTATGATGACGTCGTGCCCGTGGTTCAGTCCTTCCAATCGGTTCCTCAAAGTCGGGCGTTGATCTACTGTAACTCGCTGAAGAATTTGGCGGTGGCCCTCAACCAGAACAGCTTTGCCCAAGCCTACAAGGTCGGTTATGGGGCTGACTGGCAGGTTACTTTTCAAAAGAGTAAATAG
- the abc-f gene encoding ribosomal protection-like ABC-F family protein, with product MEVIKLLHVSKMIVDRQLFQIDQLVANHGDKIGLIGKNGAGKSTLLKMLIGLDQDYQGQIRVQPGYAYFPQLKQTTVESGGEQAKRMLEEVFSKGADLLILDEPTANLDIENIDWLIQKLDKYPGSLLLVSHDRQLLNQLVDQIWELDQGQLTKYVGNYDDYQTAKDKAIQGQEIAYKNYQKKVQQLEKEIQQRNLRAQNFKKKKKNMSRSDYKVSSYAGKYDGQEKAMAKSAKALQRRIDQLDPVKEPEKERHYSFKAVGNLAVKSGRTLLHLEAGQVYVAERLLFTFPEFKLQAGDKLAIQGRNQAGKTTFMRQLYHQQLSGYYMGNLKIGYFTQNFDQLQLDKSILENICEGSLQSNNLIYQVLASLGFDQNKLSNQVKWLSGGERVRLAFAKLLLGDYHLLLLDESTNYLDIGTLEKVEDFIRSHPAAILLVSHDQEFVNHSVDKQYIIKNKKLLSPTYQRENHDKIEKEISRLEFHLNQMIADPSIDIEDIRSLQNKIRALKEEH from the coding sequence ATGGAAGTAATAAAATTATTACATGTTTCGAAGATGATTGTAGATCGTCAATTATTTCAAATTGACCAGTTAGTAGCTAACCATGGGGATAAGATTGGTCTCATTGGCAAGAATGGGGCAGGTAAATCAACTTTATTGAAGATGCTAATTGGATTAGACCAAGACTACCAAGGTCAAATACGAGTCCAGCCGGGCTATGCCTACTTCCCTCAACTAAAGCAAACAACGGTGGAGTCTGGTGGCGAGCAGGCTAAACGTATGCTAGAAGAGGTTTTCAGTAAAGGAGCAGACCTCCTCATTCTCGATGAACCGACCGCCAATTTAGACATTGAAAATATTGATTGGCTAATCCAGAAATTGGATAAATACCCAGGAAGTCTCTTGCTAGTTTCCCATGATCGTCAACTATTAAATCAATTAGTGGATCAGATTTGGGAGCTCGACCAAGGCCAATTGACCAAATATGTGGGGAATTATGACGACTATCAAACAGCCAAAGACAAGGCCATTCAAGGACAGGAAATTGCTTATAAAAATTATCAGAAGAAAGTTCAGCAACTAGAAAAAGAGATCCAGCAAAGAAACCTGCGGGCACAAAATTTTAAAAAGAAGAAAAAGAATATGTCTCGGTCAGATTATAAGGTCAGCAGCTATGCGGGAAAATATGATGGCCAGGAAAAAGCCATGGCCAAATCAGCTAAAGCACTACAAAGAAGAATTGATCAGCTCGACCCTGTCAAAGAGCCAGAGAAAGAACGGCACTATAGCTTTAAAGCGGTGGGAAATTTGGCAGTGAAGTCGGGAAGAACTTTGCTTCATTTAGAAGCGGGTCAAGTTTATGTTGCTGAGCGTTTATTATTTACCTTTCCAGAATTTAAATTGCAGGCAGGTGATAAGCTAGCTATTCAGGGACGCAATCAAGCAGGAAAAACAACTTTCATGCGCCAGCTATATCACCAGCAACTGTCAGGTTATTATATGGGAAATTTAAAGATCGGTTATTTTACCCAAAATTTTGATCAACTCCAGCTGGATAAGAGTATTTTAGAAAATATTTGTGAAGGAAGTTTGCAGTCCAATAACTTGATTTATCAGGTTCTAGCTTCTTTGGGTTTCGACCAAAACAAACTGTCCAATCAGGTTAAATGGCTATCTGGAGGTGAGCGTGTCCGTTTGGCATTCGCTAAATTATTACTAGGAGACTACCATCTTTTATTGCTCGATGAGTCGACCAATTATTTAGACATTGGAACTCTGGAAAAGGTGGAAGACTTTATCAGAAGTCATCCTGCTGCTATTCTACTGGTTTCTCATGACCAGGAATTTGTCAACCATAGCGTGGACAAGCAATATATTATTAAAAACAAGAAACTGCTAAGTCCTACTTATCAAAGAGAAAATCACGATAAGATAGAAAAAGAAATTAGTCGTCTAGAGTTTCACCTCAATCAGATGATTGCTGATCCAAGTATAGATATAGAAGATATCAGAAGTCTCCAGAATAAGATTAGGGCGTTAAAAGAAGAGCATTAG
- a CDS encoding tetratricopeptide repeat protein: MSFENEHIFKNIQKFLDQHSGEFEDGEAAITHAIHLHNAGLLSFDDEGESSRAMDLFESAMYTEDPDQQAVLLEEAYALDSDNLDIYCAWALSHFPDIEAISKLQTKADDYFKIHRKEIKESGYFAVENRPYFRIQNTLLDLYKESLFMEKAEKIAKHILRYNPNDNMGARYKLMAIYVNSFQHKQAKALFKRDSSYRSDDQMLLYMATSLILERDFKLAQQRIKDLQDINSDIVYFFEDKAFNELKVFVNLPEEDYRPNSKQSLAIALNEILPLFVQSSLLYQHFKQSLRKLIPDYFDDVQAQKEKNIMSYFQADKLSGKGIFTNIASQYVRALLLEDLETAEDFKTKTEKEVLAINGIGKGTINKLKANGVRFKDN, translated from the coding sequence ATGTCTTTCGAAAATGAACATATTTTTAAAAATATCCAAAAATTTCTCGACCAGCATAGCGGCGAGTTCGAGGATGGGGAAGCAGCCATTACACACGCTATTCATTTGCATAATGCGGGCTTATTGTCCTTTGATGATGAAGGTGAATCGAGTCGCGCTATGGATTTATTTGAGTCTGCTATGTATACAGAAGATCCAGACCAACAAGCAGTCTTGTTAGAGGAAGCCTATGCCTTAGATTCTGATAACCTAGATATTTACTGTGCTTGGGCGCTCAGTCATTTTCCAGATATTGAGGCGATTTCGAAGCTTCAAACCAAAGCTGATGATTATTTCAAGATCCATCGTAAGGAAATCAAAGAGTCTGGCTATTTTGCTGTAGAAAATCGGCCTTATTTCCGCATACAAAATACCTTGTTAGATTTATACAAAGAAAGTTTGTTTATGGAGAAAGCTGAAAAAATAGCTAAGCATATCCTGCGTTATAACCCCAATGACAATATGGGGGCACGCTATAAGCTCATGGCGATTTACGTCAATTCATTTCAACATAAGCAGGCCAAAGCGCTTTTCAAAAGAGATTCCAGTTATCGATCAGATGATCAAATGCTGCTCTACATGGCCACCAGTCTTATCTTAGAAAGAGACTTTAAACTGGCCCAGCAACGTATTAAAGATTTACAAGACATCAATTCGGATATCGTTTATTTCTTTGAAGATAAAGCCTTCAATGAATTGAAGGTCTTTGTCAACTTGCCTGAAGAGGACTATCGCCCAAATTCTAAGCAGTCTTTGGCTATCGCTTTAAACGAGATCTTACCACTCTTCGTCCAGTCTAGTCTCCTCTATCAGCATTTTAAACAAAGTTTAAGGAAACTTATTCCTGATTATTTTGATGATGTACAAGCTCAAAAAGAGAAAAATATCATGTCCTATTTCCAAGCCGATAAACTATCGGGTAAGGGGATTTTCACTAATATTGCTAGCCAATATGTCCGTGCCTTACTCTTAGAGGATTTGGAAACTGCCGAGGACTTTAAAACAAAAACAGAAAAAGAAGTTTTAGCCATTAATGGTATCGGTAAAGGCACAATTAATAAGTTAAAGGCAAATGGGGTTCGCTTTAAGGACAATTAA